A portion of the uncultured Draconibacterium sp. genome contains these proteins:
- a CDS encoding GDP-L-fucose synthase, giving the protein MNKNSKIYIAGHKGLVGSAIWKTLKSKGYENLIGKTSENLDLIDAASVKNFFATEQPEYVILAAARVGGISANNNYRAQFIYENLMIQNNVIHYAYLYDVKKLLFLGSTCIYPRETPQPMKEEFLLTSPLEYTNEPYAIAKIAGIKLCESYNLQYGTNFVSVMPTNLYGPNDNFDLEKSHVLPALIRKIHLGKCLEEKNWKAIQYDLNKRPIDGVDGNSDKKEILTVLEKYGIAPTPGSMHGQYSVEIWGTGTPSREFLWSEEMADACIFIMENIDFEDVIPKELKDVFKKNKQKKSQKLSANGFSKTEIRNTHINIGTGKDISISQLANKIKATIGFKGDLYFNKSKPDGTLQKLTDVSKLHALGWQHQIEIDDGIRLLYNWYCGLKEEAVLERFIQH; this is encoded by the coding sequence ATGAATAAAAATTCGAAAATATACATTGCGGGTCATAAAGGATTGGTTGGTTCGGCAATTTGGAAAACCCTCAAATCAAAAGGATATGAGAATTTAATTGGTAAAACTTCTGAAAATCTTGATTTGATAGATGCTGCTTCCGTTAAAAACTTCTTTGCAACAGAACAGCCCGAGTACGTGATACTTGCAGCTGCCAGAGTTGGAGGAATATCGGCCAATAACAACTATCGCGCGCAGTTTATTTATGAAAACCTGATGATACAGAATAACGTAATTCACTACGCTTATTTATACGATGTAAAAAAGCTGCTTTTCCTGGGAAGTACTTGTATTTATCCGCGTGAGACACCACAACCTATGAAAGAAGAATTCCTGTTAACTTCTCCGTTAGAATATACTAACGAACCTTATGCGATAGCCAAAATAGCCGGCATAAAACTATGCGAAAGTTACAATTTGCAATACGGAACCAATTTTGTTTCAGTTATGCCAACTAATTTGTATGGCCCTAACGACAATTTCGATCTCGAAAAAAGTCACGTTTTGCCTGCTTTAATCAGAAAAATACATCTGGGTAAATGTCTTGAAGAAAAAAACTGGAAAGCTATTCAATACGATTTGAATAAACGCCCGATTGATGGTGTGGACGGCAATTCAGATAAAAAAGAGATTCTTACGGTTTTAGAAAAATATGGCATTGCTCCTACTCCGGGAAGTATGCATGGCCAATATTCAGTAGAAATTTGGGGAACCGGCACTCCCTCGCGCGAGTTTTTGTGGAGTGAAGAAATGGCAGATGCTTGCATATTTATTATGGAAAACATTGATTTTGAAGATGTAATACCAAAAGAGCTTAAAGATGTTTTTAAAAAGAACAAGCAAAAGAAAAGTCAGAAACTTAGTGCCAATGGTTTCAGCAAAACAGAAATAAGAAATACCCATATTAATATCGGAACCGGAAAAGATATTAGTATTAGTCAACTTGCCAACAAAATAAAAGCTACAATTGGGTTTAAAGGTGATTTGTATTTTAACAAATCGAAACCGGACGGAACCTTACAAAAACTTACTGATGTAAGTAAGCTTCATGCACTTGGCTGGCAACACCAAATTGAAATTGATGATGGAATTCGCTTATTGTACAACTGGTATTGTGGATTGAAAGAAGAAGCCGTGTTGGAACGATTCATCCAACATTAA
- the gmd gene encoding GDP-mannose 4,6-dehydratase: MKTALITGITGQDGAYLAEFLIKKGYVVHGIKRRASMFNTERIDHLYQDPFTENRNLILHYGDMTDSMNLTKIIQEVQPDEIYNLAAMSHVKVSFEIPEYTGNADGLGTLRILEAVRLLNMTDKTRIYQASTSELYGLVQAVPQSESTPFYPRSPYAVAKLYAYWITVNYREAYNMHASNGILFNHESPIRGETFVTRKITRALSRIALNLQQTVYMGNVSSQRDWGHAKDYVKAMYLVLQQDIPDDYVIATGITTTIRNFIIQAADEIGLEISFYGKDKHEQGLLTGVDEKIFIEKVGEEHLETIRLRAIKNEQVVGVEPAYFRPTEVDLLIGDASKAKNILGWEPEYDLNALIADMMSSDVNLMKKDHHLKGAGFNTLNYFE, encoded by the coding sequence ATGAAAACTGCATTAATAACCGGAATCACTGGCCAGGACGGTGCCTACCTTGCCGAATTTTTAATAAAAAAAGGTTATGTCGTTCATGGTATTAAACGCCGTGCATCAATGTTTAATACCGAAAGAATTGACCATCTTTATCAGGATCCGTTTACGGAAAACCGAAACCTGATTCTGCATTACGGAGATATGACCGATTCTATGAATCTCACGAAAATCATTCAGGAGGTTCAGCCCGATGAAATATACAACCTGGCAGCCATGAGTCATGTAAAAGTAAGTTTTGAAATACCGGAATATACCGGGAATGCTGACGGATTAGGAACTTTGCGAATTCTGGAAGCTGTTCGCCTGCTTAATATGACGGACAAGACCCGAATTTACCAGGCCTCAACTTCCGAACTGTATGGTTTGGTTCAGGCGGTGCCACAATCGGAAAGCACGCCATTTTACCCGCGTTCGCCTTATGCTGTTGCAAAATTATATGCCTACTGGATTACAGTAAATTACCGCGAGGCGTATAACATGCATGCCAGTAACGGAATACTGTTTAATCACGAGAGCCCAATAAGAGGAGAAACTTTTGTTACCCGGAAAATTACCAGGGCACTGAGCCGTATTGCACTAAACTTACAACAAACCGTTTATATGGGGAATGTAAGTAGTCAACGCGACTGGGGGCATGCAAAAGATTATGTAAAAGCGATGTATCTGGTTTTACAACAAGATATTCCGGATGATTACGTTATCGCCACAGGAATTACAACAACCATCAGAAACTTTATTATTCAGGCAGCAGACGAAATTGGATTGGAGATCTCTTTTTACGGAAAAGATAAGCATGAACAGGGTTTGCTTACCGGAGTAGACGAGAAAATATTCATCGAAAAAGTTGGAGAAGAACATCTTGAAACGATTCGATTGCGTGCTATAAAAAATGAACAGGTTGTGGGTGTGGAACCGGCTTATTTTCGCCCAACTGAAGTAGATTTGTTAATTGGTGATGCATCAAAAGCAAAAAATATTTTGGGTTGGGAACCGGAATATGATTTAAATGCTTTGATAGCAGATATGATGAGCAGTGATGTAAATTTGATGAAAAAAGATCATCATTTAAAAGGCGCGGGTTTTAACACCTTAAATTATTTTGAATGA
- a CDS encoding glycosyltransferase, which yields MEVKTSTRIVHYYSEYLEKESLIERLKREKFGVNTFYFFRRSNKKDKIFSKSRVVIEQFLCLFKIVLNLFKFKNESVFCFGGHYSFFVVTRLFGFLLGKDYHLYSYNFYLHDLSSNKFVHHFLKFFLKSKRITLIVQSPNEVKFYEKYAITPIHFIPFSCSMENLPDKADLKNGNYIFSGGYSNRDYQLLLESIRQNPEVNFVIVASALNRDICDIPSNVKVYKDTDNKQFNKLLMNALGVIVPLKKDVGASGQLVSLLAMQMHKPIIYCDISVINYYFIPNKTGIPYQLGNIQSLNHAIQTLVKPGFDREKMAQESFKRCSENFTKEKRDTEFIKILKAATGVKAFSISRVQFVSPKTVKTN from the coding sequence ATGGAAGTTAAAACAAGCACGCGCATTGTTCACTATTATAGCGAGTACCTGGAAAAAGAATCGTTGATTGAACGATTGAAACGCGAAAAGTTTGGTGTAAATACCTTCTATTTTTTCAGGAGATCGAATAAAAAGGATAAGATATTTAGCAAGAGCCGAGTAGTGATTGAGCAGTTCTTATGCCTGTTTAAAATAGTCCTCAATCTGTTTAAATTCAAAAATGAATCGGTATTTTGTTTCGGGGGGCATTATTCGTTTTTTGTGGTTACCCGACTATTCGGTTTTTTACTCGGAAAAGACTATCATTTATATTCTTATAACTTTTATCTCCACGATTTAAGCTCCAATAAATTCGTTCATCATTTTCTGAAATTTTTCTTAAAGTCGAAACGAATTACATTAATTGTACAGTCGCCTAACGAAGTGAAATTTTATGAAAAGTATGCAATCACTCCTATTCATTTTATCCCGTTTTCATGCTCAATGGAAAATTTACCTGATAAAGCTGATTTAAAAAACGGGAACTATATTTTTAGCGGAGGCTACAGTAATCGGGATTATCAATTACTGCTTGAAAGTATCAGGCAAAATCCCGAGGTAAACTTTGTAATTGTTGCATCTGCATTAAACAGGGATATTTGCGATATTCCTTCAAATGTCAAGGTTTATAAAGACACCGACAACAAACAATTCAATAAACTATTAATGAACGCTCTCGGCGTAATCGTTCCGTTAAAAAAGGACGTGGGCGCCTCAGGGCAATTGGTGTCGTTATTGGCTATGCAAATGCACAAACCAATAATTTACTGCGACATATCTGTTATCAATTACTATTTCATCCCGAATAAAACAGGAATTCCGTATCAGCTGGGCAATATACAATCGCTGAACCATGCAATACAAACGTTGGTAAAGCCCGGTTTTGATCGTGAAAAAATGGCTCAGGAATCGTTTAAAAGGTGTTCTGAGAATTTTACGAAAGAGAAACGAGATACAGAGTTTATTAAAATTTTAAAGGCTGCAACCGGTGTAAAAGCATTCAGCATTAGTCGGGTTCAGTTTGTATCACCAAAAACAGTTAAAACAAATTAA
- a CDS encoding hydrolase, with translation MIIAVDFDGTIVKHKYPSIGKEIPFAIKTLKIFQQRGHKLILWSYRSGKDLEKAVEFCRERELIFHAVNNNFEGEEFDNTYSRKIYADLYIDDRNLLGLPDWEKLYNIMSKNQDAEKEIKQLTI, from the coding sequence ATGATTATAGCAGTTGATTTTGACGGCACCATTGTAAAACACAAATATCCGTCGATTGGTAAAGAAATTCCGTTTGCAATAAAAACGTTGAAAATATTTCAGCAAAGAGGTCACAAACTTATTCTATGGTCGTATCGTTCGGGTAAAGACCTCGAAAAAGCAGTAGAATTCTGTCGCGAAAGAGAACTAATCTTTCATGCTGTAAATAATAATTTTGAAGGCGAAGAATTTGATAATACCTACAGCCGGAAGATTTATGCCGATTTGTATATCGACGACCGAAATTTATTGGGTCTTCCGGATTGGGAAAAGCTTTACAATATCATGTCGAAAAACCAGGATGCTGAAAAAGAAATAAAACAGTTAACAATTTAA
- a CDS encoding polysaccharide biosynthesis tyrosine autokinase: protein MEKIEEIISLIDSHEKKETKNVFLKYIKKWPWFVVLCALGVAAGYYIYLNSPNTYKVQSRILIKKDDNSLSAVFSSNNPIMAMGKKANIENQIGILKSYTLYRKALKNLNWETSWYRKELLYDAELYKQPPFELKVPPNGINAQNTTIEIIALNDRKYSIKAEGTTHQNGPLQTIAIETTQKFGEPYYNEFFNFTITKGDGKTGQKYLLRFNDINTLTTQYLAKTKIELVDLNSDLISISIEGEKPYKEADFINELNRVFIDFGMENKNENSENSVKFIDSQLARIKSSLGTAEEKFSNYRKNNQVMNLGQEAQLIYEKLEEIEQEQYLTQLQIDYYTDLQQYLDNSKKIEEMVNPSVIGITDQNLNGMLAKLMDLYSRREVLSYSVQDKNPTLIVIEKEIKVTRDGLEETLKNQLKATISKKESMQERYTSIQSRLKKLPETEKKLIGIQREFDLNNELYTYMLQKKAEASITKASIAPEVQVIDEALVEAAVQTGPNMVKNVGAGFVGGFAIPFIIITLLSFFNNKIETREEIEKESRIPVLDGIIQHKYKVKLPVIHHPRSGIAESFRGVKSNLNAILERPGSKVVSINSLIPGEGKSFISSNFSAILTKTKKKVLLIGADLHKPTLHNYLGVDETDGLSNYFAGEKSYEEILSATSIENLYFIQAGPIPKNPSDLIDSVKFENLINRARKVFDYIIIDNAPLLLVPDAVLTSRFSDVSLFILRINHSHKEQIKQINKTVEFNKIERSAILINEAPDRGYGYGNKYWKKGYGEYKHKMSIA from the coding sequence ATGGAGAAAATTGAAGAAATTATAAGTCTAATTGATTCGCATGAGAAGAAAGAGACAAAGAATGTCTTTTTAAAATACATAAAAAAATGGCCATGGTTTGTTGTGCTGTGTGCTTTGGGAGTTGCTGCAGGTTACTACATTTACCTGAACTCGCCAAACACATACAAAGTACAAAGTCGGATTTTGATTAAGAAAGACGACAACTCGCTGAGTGCAGTTTTTTCGTCAAATAATCCGATTATGGCCATGGGAAAAAAGGCGAACATTGAAAACCAAATTGGGATTTTAAAGTCGTATACTTTGTACCGAAAGGCATTAAAAAATTTAAACTGGGAAACCTCATGGTATCGCAAAGAATTGTTGTATGATGCCGAGCTTTATAAACAACCACCGTTTGAGTTAAAAGTGCCGCCTAATGGCATTAATGCACAAAATACCACAATTGAAATTATTGCTCTGAACGACCGGAAATACAGCATTAAAGCAGAAGGTACCACCCATCAAAACGGGCCGCTGCAAACCATTGCTATTGAAACTACACAAAAATTTGGAGAGCCTTATTACAACGAGTTTTTCAATTTTACAATCACTAAAGGCGATGGAAAAACAGGTCAGAAATATTTGCTGAGATTCAACGATATAAATACGCTTACCACACAATACCTTGCAAAAACAAAAATTGAATTGGTGGATCTTAACTCCGATCTAATTTCAATATCGATTGAAGGAGAAAAGCCTTACAAAGAAGCCGATTTCATAAATGAATTGAACAGAGTATTTATCGATTTCGGTATGGAAAACAAGAACGAGAATTCAGAGAACTCGGTTAAATTCATCGATTCACAGCTGGCAAGAATAAAATCTTCGCTCGGTACTGCCGAAGAGAAATTTAGTAATTACCGCAAAAACAACCAGGTAATGAACCTGGGACAGGAAGCACAGTTAATTTACGAGAAACTGGAAGAAATTGAACAGGAACAGTATTTAACGCAACTGCAAATTGATTACTACACCGACTTGCAACAATACCTTGATAATTCGAAGAAGATTGAAGAGATGGTAAATCCTTCTGTCATAGGCATTACCGATCAGAACCTGAACGGAATGTTAGCCAAACTGATGGATTTGTACAGTCGGCGCGAAGTACTCTCGTACAGTGTGCAAGATAAAAACCCAACGCTGATTGTAATTGAAAAAGAAATAAAAGTTACACGCGATGGCCTTGAAGAGACGTTAAAAAACCAATTGAAAGCCACCATTTCGAAGAAGGAAAGTATGCAAGAACGCTACACTTCCATTCAAAGCCGATTGAAAAAATTGCCCGAGACTGAAAAGAAACTGATTGGTATTCAGCGCGAATTCGACCTGAACAATGAGTTGTATACTTATATGTTACAAAAAAAGGCGGAAGCATCAATTACCAAGGCATCAATTGCTCCTGAAGTTCAGGTAATTGACGAGGCGCTGGTAGAAGCTGCAGTTCAAACTGGTCCAAATATGGTAAAAAACGTGGGTGCTGGCTTTGTTGGAGGTTTTGCTATTCCGTTTATCATCATCACTCTGCTAAGCTTTTTCAACAATAAAATTGAAACTCGCGAAGAAATTGAGAAAGAAAGCCGAATCCCGGTTCTGGATGGGATTATACAACACAAATACAAAGTAAAACTACCGGTAATTCATCATCCACGATCCGGTATTGCAGAATCGTTCAGAGGGGTAAAATCAAATTTAAATGCGATTTTAGAACGTCCCGGCTCAAAAGTGGTTTCAATAAACTCGCTCATTCCGGGCGAAGGAAAATCATTTATCTCTTCTAATTTCTCGGCTATTTTAACAAAAACGAAAAAGAAGGTACTATTAATTGGAGCCGATTTGCACAAACCAACTTTACACAATTACCTGGGAGTGGACGAAACCGACGGACTGAGCAATTACTTTGCTGGCGAAAAAAGTTACGAAGAAATTCTTTCGGCAACTTCTATCGAAAATCTGTATTTCATTCAGGCAGGTCCTATTCCTAAAAATCCTTCGGATTTGATTGACAGTGTAAAATTTGAAAATTTGATAAATCGGGCACGAAAAGTATTCGATTATATAATAATCGACAACGCTCCCCTTCTACTGGTGCCCGATGCGGTTCTTACAAGTCGTTTCTCGGATGTTAGCCTTTTTATTTTAAGAATAAACCACAGCCACAAAGAGCAAATTAAGCAGATTAATAAAACGGTTGAGTTCAATAAAATTGAAAGATCGGCCATTTTAATAAACGAAGCGCCCGACCGTGGCTACGGTTATGGTAACAAATACTGGAAGAAAGGCTATGGAGAATATAAACACAAAATGAGCATAGCTTGA
- a CDS encoding polysaccharide biosynthesis/export family protein — protein MKHTHLLIFLAMLLFTSCVSTRDITMFREKKDLNTYYDIPTSVPDHRIQPFDNLYLSVLTLDPEVNKLFNPSLEGSGIASGTQQMYGSRSSQYINGYMVSEEGTINLPIMGEINLEGLTLHEAQVRLKERATEYLKEPTVQVKFLNYKVNIIGEVVNPGIYYNYEGTITLLDALSMANGITTFANIEDVVVKRTDKADRVITLNVNLNDNSIYASEAYFLQPNDVIYIPPSKLKRRSERSDTYTQILSTISTIVVAVALVVNL, from the coding sequence ATGAAACACACACATTTACTCATTTTTCTGGCAATGCTACTGTTTACATCTTGTGTATCAACAAGAGACATTACCATGTTCAGAGAGAAAAAAGATTTGAACACTTACTACGATATCCCTACATCTGTTCCTGACCATCGAATTCAACCGTTCGATAATTTATATTTAAGCGTACTAACGCTTGATCCGGAAGTAAACAAACTGTTTAATCCCAGCCTCGAAGGCAGCGGAATTGCATCGGGTACTCAACAAATGTACGGTTCCAGATCGAGCCAATACATTAATGGTTACATGGTGTCGGAAGAAGGAACCATTAACTTACCAATAATGGGAGAAATTAATCTTGAAGGGCTTACCCTACACGAAGCCCAGGTGCGATTAAAAGAAAGAGCTACTGAATACCTAAAAGAGCCAACAGTTCAGGTTAAATTCTTAAACTATAAAGTTAATATTATCGGTGAAGTTGTTAATCCGGGAATATACTACAACTACGAAGGAACAATAACATTGCTTGATGCATTAAGTATGGCAAACGGAATTACAACTTTTGCCAATATTGAAGATGTGGTTGTGAAAAGAACCGATAAGGCAGACCGGGTAATAACTCTTAATGTAAACCTTAACGACAACAGTATTTATGCTTCAGAAGCCTATTTTCTCCAACCCAACGACGTAATTTATATTCCACCAAGTAAACTGAAACGCAGAAGTGAACGAAGCGATACCTATACACAAATTTTATCAACTATATCAACTATAGTTGTTGCCGTTGCATTAGTAGTGAATCTATAG
- a CDS encoding sugar transferase has protein sequence MIKSREPALERVSVIFQVALTILCFYLTLWVTGTLTLNYLLHNKEHMVLTFIMAPIWFGLLEFFEMGTMARIQRYRTIIHKYVLVVLIGVAALILLVELFEFKSLGTTVLLKFALLNHVVLSWQKVIGRSIMRYLRKRGFNIRLIMIIADDDSIPFIDQIIETSEWGYNIVGIITDSKEVKLKYDGVFPLFSEKKNFAKIIDDHIVDEVIFCKQHFETKRIRKHIDLCREIGVIFHIHNNVFSIGGLKPAVSYINRQFLLSFRNTPGNYFGLKLKGTIDFFLTIFILVCVSPFMLIIGLIIKLDDGGPVLFKQVRVGKHGRHFKLLKFRTMVTNAEELQKDIMDLNEQDGPIFKIKNDPRITRIGKFLRKTSLDELPQFINVLLGDMSIVGPRPPIPSEVKMYERNLTRRLSINPGITCIWQVSGRNNISFKRWMEMDMEYIDNWSLALDFIIILKTFRVIFIGNGQ, from the coding sequence ATGATTAAATCACGAGAACCGGCTTTAGAAAGAGTTAGTGTCATTTTTCAGGTGGCATTAACAATACTCTGTTTTTACCTAACACTTTGGGTAACAGGAACGCTAACACTTAATTACCTGCTACACAATAAAGAGCACATGGTCTTAACCTTTATCATGGCTCCAATTTGGTTCGGGCTATTGGAGTTTTTTGAGATGGGCACCATGGCAAGGATTCAGCGCTACCGCACCATAATTCACAAATATGTTTTGGTGGTACTAATTGGCGTAGCAGCCCTAATTCTGCTGGTTGAACTATTTGAATTTAAAAGTTTAGGCACAACAGTACTACTTAAGTTTGCCCTGCTTAACCACGTTGTACTATCATGGCAAAAGGTCATCGGCCGATCGATAATGAGATACCTGCGAAAAAGAGGATTCAACATTCGATTGATCATGATTATTGCCGATGATGATTCAATTCCATTTATCGATCAAATAATCGAAACCAGCGAATGGGGTTATAATATTGTGGGAATAATTACAGATTCAAAGGAAGTTAAACTCAAATATGACGGTGTTTTCCCTCTCTTTTCGGAAAAAAAGAACTTTGCCAAAATAATTGATGATCACATTGTAGATGAAGTTATTTTTTGCAAGCAGCATTTTGAAACTAAACGAATACGAAAACACATTGATTTATGCCGCGAGATTGGTGTAATCTTCCATATTCACAATAATGTATTTAGCATTGGAGGACTAAAACCCGCCGTTTCGTACATAAACAGGCAATTCCTGCTGTCATTCAGAAATACTCCGGGAAACTACTTCGGTTTAAAACTAAAGGGAACTATCGATTTCTTTTTAACCATTTTCATTCTGGTTTGTGTGTCGCCGTTTATGCTGATAATAGGCCTGATTATCAAACTTGATGACGGAGGACCAGTATTGTTTAAGCAGGTTAGAGTAGGAAAACACGGGCGCCATTTTAAGCTGCTAAAATTCAGAACCATGGTAACCAATGCCGAGGAGTTGCAAAAAGATATTATGGACTTAAATGAGCAGGACGGCCCAATTTTTAAAATTAAAAACGACCCCAGAATTACCCGAATCGGAAAATTTTTGCGAAAAACATCGCTCGATGAATTACCGCAGTTTATTAATGTACTACTGGGCGACATGTCGATTGTTGGTCCGCGGCCGCCAATTCCTTCCGAGGTAAAAATGTACGAAAGAAACCTCACCCGCCGACTCAGCATAAACCCCGGGATTACATGCATTTGGCAAGTTTCGGGGCGAAATAACATATCCTTTAAACGGTGGATGGAAATGGACATGGAATACATCGACAACTGGTCGCTGGCACTCGATTTTATAATTATCCTAAAAACCTTTAGAGTAATTTTTATCGGAAACGGACAATAA
- a CDS encoding glycosyltransferase family 4 protein yields the protein MNQLHGKHILIIVENLPVPFDRRVWQEANTLKENGADVSIICPKMKGYNKSREVINDIDIYRHPLPVEGSGALGYFMEYTVAVFWEFVLSWKIYFKKKFHVIHGCNPPDLIFLTALTFKPLGVKYIFDHHDVNPELYIAKFNRKDIFYKLMLALEYLTFKTASYSIATNSSYKEIAVKRGKMPAERVHIVRSGPKLERLKLLPKKPKYKNGRQFLVGYVGVIGEQEGIDLLLESIKYIVEKREDIQFAILGGGTSLDTLKALCNKLGLTDFVDFYGRVSDEILMEVLNTTEVCVNPDKPSEMNNLSTMNKIMEYMALKKPIVQYDLKEGRVSAQKASLYAENNNTADFADKILYLIDRPELREEMADFGYHRVINELSWEHESKNLINAYTDLLTPSKATKYLTSNT from the coding sequence ATGAATCAATTGCACGGAAAACATATTTTAATAATTGTTGAAAACCTTCCCGTTCCGTTTGACAGAAGAGTTTGGCAGGAAGCCAACACTTTAAAAGAAAACGGAGCCGATGTAAGTATTATTTGCCCCAAAATGAAAGGTTATAATAAAAGCCGCGAGGTAATAAACGATATTGATATTTACCGGCATCCGCTTCCGGTTGAAGGCAGCGGCGCCCTGGGATATTTTATGGAATATACCGTTGCCGTTTTTTGGGAATTTGTTTTAAGCTGGAAGATTTATTTTAAGAAAAAATTTCATGTCATTCATGGCTGCAATCCTCCTGATTTAATATTTCTAACAGCACTTACATTTAAGCCATTAGGCGTTAAATATATCTTCGACCATCATGATGTTAATCCCGAACTTTATATTGCCAAATTTAACCGAAAAGATATTTTTTACAAGCTAATGTTAGCACTGGAGTACCTTACCTTTAAAACAGCATCGTACTCCATTGCAACAAATTCATCGTACAAAGAAATAGCTGTTAAACGCGGGAAAATGCCTGCTGAAAGAGTACACATTGTTAGAAGTGGACCTAAGTTAGAACGACTTAAACTTTTGCCTAAAAAACCTAAGTATAAAAATGGCCGGCAATTTTTGGTTGGGTACGTTGGTGTTATTGGCGAACAAGAAGGTATCGACCTTCTTCTGGAAAGTATAAAATACATTGTTGAAAAACGCGAGGATATTCAATTTGCAATACTGGGTGGAGGCACCAGCCTTGATACATTGAAAGCGCTTTGCAACAAATTAGGATTAACCGATTTTGTCGATTTCTATGGCAGGGTTTCTGACGAAATACTAATGGAAGTGCTAAATACAACTGAGGTGTGCGTAAATCCGGATAAACCATCTGAGATGAATAATCTGTCGACGATGAACAAGATAATGGAATATATGGCACTAAAAAAGCCAATTGTTCAGTACGATTTGAAAGAAGGTAGAGTATCGGCGCAAAAAGCATCGTTATATGCCGAGAACAATAACACTGCAGATTTCGCAGACAAAATACTTTACTTAATCGACCGTCCTGAGCTACGGGAAGAAATGGCTGATTTCGGTTATCATCGTGTAATTAATGAGCTCTCGTGGGAACACGAAAGTAAAAATTTAATAAACGCCTACACCGATCTTTTAACCCCATCAAAAGCAACAAAATACTTAACATCAAACACCTGA